One part of the Solea solea chromosome 1, fSolSol10.1, whole genome shotgun sequence genome encodes these proteins:
- the slc4a2a gene encoding anion exchange protein 2a isoform X1 yields MSVPLAPPPALRCHGDEEEEDLNKAFDVACFQQILTPAPFSHPETQRVYDEHDFEDHRHLSLHVHQPLVKPPTDSRRRKGSAPSSATTIEEYQEEEEEGGVTTPSSDTPTSSSNQNGFSPDCILMSVADDNEVKALTSVDLDDIKSHRLDDVPAVRRPLMRRSSRVPIIYMSRTESSDRTRLDRTPHEVFVELNELMIDRNEELQWRETARWIKFEEDVEAESKRWSRPHIASLCFRSLLELRRTIAHGAVLLDLKQTTLVGIAGHVVDQLVISDQIKDQDRDNVLRALLLKHSHPSDEKDHSWFSRNVSAANMAALIDRHSSQSELSKAQTNHREAATDRKKKEAPSLCHARHKHEVKLMEKIPEQAEATVVLVGSVDFLDRPSVAFVRLQEAVLLESVLEVPIPVRFLFLLLGPPSTNIDYHQIGRSISTLMSDKHFHEAAYQAEVRQDLLTAINQFLDRSIVLPPSEVDGEQLLRSVARFQREILRKREEEQSDKVQEKASSGQQQEGSLVPSKAEDEPLRRSGRLFGGLIKDVTRRYPQYVSDLRDALNAQCMAAIIFIYFAALSPAITFGGLLGEKTEGLIGVSELIVATAMQGLVFSVLGAQPLLVIGFSGPLLVFEEAFYTFCKVGGIEYLTGRVWIGFWLVFIVLLTVAFEGSILVRFVSRFTQEIFSFLISLIFIYETFAKLVKIFQEHPLQNCYHGNNTSSCNVTSVTVNSGKVVGEPNTALLSLVLMSGTFFIAVYLRKFKNSCFFPGRLRRIIGDFGVPIAILIMVLVDNSVDDTYTQKLSVPSGFSVSSPDKRGWLVSPLGSDGLFPVWMMVASVLPAILVFILIFMESQITALIVSKKERKLLKGTGFHLDLLIIVMVGGVSALFGLPWLSAATVRSVTHTNALTVMSKAVAPGDKPRIQEVKEQRVTGFLVALLVGLSIVIGDVLRQIPLAVLFGIFLYMGVMSLNGIQLTERLVLLLMPPKYHPDHAYVRKVRTLRMHLFTVVQLTCLSLLWVVMATAAALAFPFVLLLTIPVRMLLLPRVFSGRELQSLDADDVEPHLEDKEGQDEYSQLQMPV; encoded by the exons ATGTCTGTG CctttggctcctcctcctgccctgcgttgccatggtgatgaggaagaggaggacctGAACAAAGCGTTTGACGTGGCGTGTTTTCAGCAGATTCTCACGCCAGCGCCATTCAGTCATCCAGAGACGCAGCGAGTCTACGACGAACATGACTTTGAAG ATCATCGTCACTTGTCTCTTCATGTCCATCAACCTCTGGTCAAACCTCCCactgacagcaggaggaggaaaggcTCCGCCCCCAGCTCTGCCACCACCATAGAAGAATaccaagaggaagaggaggagggtggagtGACCACGCCCTCCAG TGATACACCCACCTCTTCAAGCAATCAGAATGGCTTCTCACCAGACTGTATCCTGATGAGCGTCGCCGATGACAACGAGGTCAAAGCGCTGACATCAGTTGACCTGGACGACATCAAGA GTCACAGACTGGATGATGTTCCAGCTGTGCGACGTCCCCTGATGAGGCGGAGCTCCAGAGTTCCAATCATCTACATGAGCAGGACTGAGTCCAGTGATCGGACACGGCTGGACCGAACTCCTCATGag GTCTTTGTGGAGCTGAATGAGCTGATGATTGACAGGAACGAGGAGCTGCAGTGGCGGGAAACAGCTCGATGGATAAAGTTTGAGGAGGACGTGGAGGCGGAGTCTAAACGCTGGAGCCGCCCACACATCGCCTCGCTCTGCTTCCGCTCACTGCTGGAGCTGAGGAGGACAATCGCTCACG GGGCGGTGCTTCTGGACCTGAAGCAGACGACGCTGGTGGGAATTGCAGGTCATGTGGTCGATCAGCTGGTGATTTCAGATCAGATCAAAGACCAAGACCGAGACAACGTCCTTAGAGCTCTGCTGCTGAAACACAG TCATCCCAGCGATGAGAAAGATCATAGCTGGTTCAGCAGGAACGTCTCTGCTGCCAACATGGCTGCCCTGATTGACAGgcacagcagccaatcagagctctCTAAAGCTCAGACCAATCACAGAGAGGCAGCCACGGACAGGAAGaag AAAGAAGCCCCGTCCCTCTGTCATGCcagacacaaacatgaagtGAAGCTGATGGAGAAGATCCCTGAGCAGGCAGAGGCCACCGTGGTTCTCGTGG GCAGCGTGGACTTCCTGGACCGGCCCTCCGTGGCATTTGTGCGGCTGCAGGAGGCGGTCCTTCTGGAGTCCGTTCTGGAGGTCCCCATTCCTGTAAGGttcctcttcctgctgctggGCCCGCCCAGCACAAACATCGACTACCACCAGATTGGACGCTCCATCTCCACACTCATGTCAGACAAg CACTTCCACGAGGCGGCATACCAGGCTGAAGTCCGCCAGGACCTGCTGACCGCCATCAACCAATTCCTGGACCGCAGCATTGTCCTCCCGCCCTCGGAGGTGGACGGGGAACAGCTGCTGCGCTCGGTCGCTCGATTCCAACGTGAAATTTTacggaagagggaggaggagcagagcgACAAAGTGCAGGAGAAAGCcagcagtggtcagcaacagGAGG GTTCTCTGGTTCCGTCCAAAGCTGAGGACGAGCCCCTGAGGCGTTCAGGTCGTCTGTTTGGAGGACTGATCAAAGATGTGACTCGGCGTTATCCTCAGTACGTCAGTGACCTCAGAGACGCTCTGAATGCTCAGTGCATGGCCGCCATCATCTTCATCTACTTTGCAGCACTGTCTCCTGCCATCACCTTTGGAGGACTGTTGG GTGAGAAAACAGAGGGTCTGATTGGTGTGTCGGAGTTGATTGTTGCCACAGCGATGCAGGGCCTGGTGTTCAGTGTGCTGGGTGCTCAACCTCTGCTGGTGATCGGCTTCTCTGGACCACTGCTGGTGTTTGAAGAGGCCTTCTACACT TTCTGTAAAGTTGGTGGGATCGAGTATCTGACTGGACGAGTGTGGATCGGCTTCTGGTTGGTCTTCATTGTTCTCCTCACTGTGGCCTTTGAAGGAAGCATCCTGGTTCGCTTTGTCTCCCGCTTCACTCAGGAGATCTTCTCCTTCCTCATTTCCCTCATCTTCATTTATGAGACCTTTGCTAAACTGGTCAAG ATATTTCAGGAGCATCCTCTCCAAAactgttaccatggaaacaacACATCTTCTTGCAACGTCACCAGTGTTACAGTGAACTCTGGGAAAGTTGTTGGAGAACCCAacactgctctgctctcatTGGTTCTCATGTCAGGAACGTTCTTCATCGCTGTTTACCTACGAAAGTTCAAGAACAGCTGCTTCTTCCCTGGCAGG CTGCGTCGGATCATCGGAGACTTTGGCGTTCCCATAGCGATCCTGATCATGGTGTTAGTGGACAACAGTGTGGACGACACGTACACTCAG AAACTGAGCGTGCCCAGTGGATTCTCAGTGTCCAGTCCAGACAAACGTGGTTGGTTGGTTTCTCCTCTGGGCTCAGACGGACTCTTTCCTGTGTGGATGATGGTCGCCAGCGTCCTGCCTGCCATCTTGGttttcatcctcatcttcatgGAGTCACAGATCACAGC ACTGATTGTCAGTAAGAAGGAGAGGAAACTTCTGAAGGGAACCGGTTTTCACCTGGACCTGCTCATCATTGTGATGGTGGGCGGAGTCTCAGCTCTGTTTGGTCTGCCGTGGCTGTCAGCCGCCACCGTACGCTCTGTCACTCACACCAACGCCCTGACCGTCATGAGCAAAGCCGTCGCCCCCGGCGACAAGCCCCGCATCCAGGAAGTGAAGGAGCAGCGAGTGACCGGCTTCCTCGTGGCACTATTAGTCG GTCTGTCCATCGTGATTGGGGACGTCCTGCGTCAGATCCCCCTGGCGGTGCTCTTTGGGATCTTCCTGTACATGGGTGTAATGTCTCTGAATGGGATCCAGCTCACAGAGAGACTCGTCCTGCTGCTCATGCCCCCCAAGTACCACCCTGACCACGCCTACGTACGCAAG GTGCGGACGTTAAGGATGCACCTGTTCACTGTGGTCCagctcacctgtctgtccctcCTGTGGGTCGTCATGGCAACGGCGGCGGCGTTAGCGTTCCCGTTCGTGTTGCTGTTGACGATCCCTGtaaggatgctgctgctgccgcgtGTCTTCAGTGGCAGAGAACTGCAGAGT CTGGATGCTGATGATGTGGAGCCCCATCTAGAGGATAAGGAGGGACAGGACGAGTACTCACAGCTGCAGATGCCCGTGTGA
- the slc4a2a gene encoding anion exchange protein 2a isoform X2, with the protein MVGLDLKTRHRHKVFVELNELMIDRNEELQWRETARWIKFEEDVEAESKRWSRPHIASLCFRSLLELRRTIAHGAVLLDLKQTTLVGIAGHVVDQLVISDQIKDQDRDNVLRALLLKHSHPSDEKDHSWFSRNVSAANMAALIDRHSSQSELSKAQTNHREAATDRKKKEAPSLCHARHKHEVKLMEKIPEQAEATVVLVGSVDFLDRPSVAFVRLQEAVLLESVLEVPIPVRFLFLLLGPPSTNIDYHQIGRSISTLMSDKHFHEAAYQAEVRQDLLTAINQFLDRSIVLPPSEVDGEQLLRSVARFQREILRKREEEQSDKVQEKASSGQQQEGSLVPSKAEDEPLRRSGRLFGGLIKDVTRRYPQYVSDLRDALNAQCMAAIIFIYFAALSPAITFGGLLGEKTEGLIGVSELIVATAMQGLVFSVLGAQPLLVIGFSGPLLVFEEAFYTFCKVGGIEYLTGRVWIGFWLVFIVLLTVAFEGSILVRFVSRFTQEIFSFLISLIFIYETFAKLVKIFQEHPLQNCYHGNNTSSCNVTSVTVNSGKVVGEPNTALLSLVLMSGTFFIAVYLRKFKNSCFFPGRLRRIIGDFGVPIAILIMVLVDNSVDDTYTQKLSVPSGFSVSSPDKRGWLVSPLGSDGLFPVWMMVASVLPAILVFILIFMESQITALIVSKKERKLLKGTGFHLDLLIIVMVGGVSALFGLPWLSAATVRSVTHTNALTVMSKAVAPGDKPRIQEVKEQRVTGFLVALLVGLSIVIGDVLRQIPLAVLFGIFLYMGVMSLNGIQLTERLVLLLMPPKYHPDHAYVRKVRTLRMHLFTVVQLTCLSLLWVVMATAAALAFPFVLLLTIPVRMLLLPRVFSGRELQSLDADDVEPHLEDKEGQDEYSQLQMPV; encoded by the exons ATGGTTGGTCTGGACCTGAAAACTCGACACAGACACAAG GTCTTTGTGGAGCTGAATGAGCTGATGATTGACAGGAACGAGGAGCTGCAGTGGCGGGAAACAGCTCGATGGATAAAGTTTGAGGAGGACGTGGAGGCGGAGTCTAAACGCTGGAGCCGCCCACACATCGCCTCGCTCTGCTTCCGCTCACTGCTGGAGCTGAGGAGGACAATCGCTCACG GGGCGGTGCTTCTGGACCTGAAGCAGACGACGCTGGTGGGAATTGCAGGTCATGTGGTCGATCAGCTGGTGATTTCAGATCAGATCAAAGACCAAGACCGAGACAACGTCCTTAGAGCTCTGCTGCTGAAACACAG TCATCCCAGCGATGAGAAAGATCATAGCTGGTTCAGCAGGAACGTCTCTGCTGCCAACATGGCTGCCCTGATTGACAGgcacagcagccaatcagagctctCTAAAGCTCAGACCAATCACAGAGAGGCAGCCACGGACAGGAAGaag AAAGAAGCCCCGTCCCTCTGTCATGCcagacacaaacatgaagtGAAGCTGATGGAGAAGATCCCTGAGCAGGCAGAGGCCACCGTGGTTCTCGTGG GCAGCGTGGACTTCCTGGACCGGCCCTCCGTGGCATTTGTGCGGCTGCAGGAGGCGGTCCTTCTGGAGTCCGTTCTGGAGGTCCCCATTCCTGTAAGGttcctcttcctgctgctggGCCCGCCCAGCACAAACATCGACTACCACCAGATTGGACGCTCCATCTCCACACTCATGTCAGACAAg CACTTCCACGAGGCGGCATACCAGGCTGAAGTCCGCCAGGACCTGCTGACCGCCATCAACCAATTCCTGGACCGCAGCATTGTCCTCCCGCCCTCGGAGGTGGACGGGGAACAGCTGCTGCGCTCGGTCGCTCGATTCCAACGTGAAATTTTacggaagagggaggaggagcagagcgACAAAGTGCAGGAGAAAGCcagcagtggtcagcaacagGAGG GTTCTCTGGTTCCGTCCAAAGCTGAGGACGAGCCCCTGAGGCGTTCAGGTCGTCTGTTTGGAGGACTGATCAAAGATGTGACTCGGCGTTATCCTCAGTACGTCAGTGACCTCAGAGACGCTCTGAATGCTCAGTGCATGGCCGCCATCATCTTCATCTACTTTGCAGCACTGTCTCCTGCCATCACCTTTGGAGGACTGTTGG GTGAGAAAACAGAGGGTCTGATTGGTGTGTCGGAGTTGATTGTTGCCACAGCGATGCAGGGCCTGGTGTTCAGTGTGCTGGGTGCTCAACCTCTGCTGGTGATCGGCTTCTCTGGACCACTGCTGGTGTTTGAAGAGGCCTTCTACACT TTCTGTAAAGTTGGTGGGATCGAGTATCTGACTGGACGAGTGTGGATCGGCTTCTGGTTGGTCTTCATTGTTCTCCTCACTGTGGCCTTTGAAGGAAGCATCCTGGTTCGCTTTGTCTCCCGCTTCACTCAGGAGATCTTCTCCTTCCTCATTTCCCTCATCTTCATTTATGAGACCTTTGCTAAACTGGTCAAG ATATTTCAGGAGCATCCTCTCCAAAactgttaccatggaaacaacACATCTTCTTGCAACGTCACCAGTGTTACAGTGAACTCTGGGAAAGTTGTTGGAGAACCCAacactgctctgctctcatTGGTTCTCATGTCAGGAACGTTCTTCATCGCTGTTTACCTACGAAAGTTCAAGAACAGCTGCTTCTTCCCTGGCAGG CTGCGTCGGATCATCGGAGACTTTGGCGTTCCCATAGCGATCCTGATCATGGTGTTAGTGGACAACAGTGTGGACGACACGTACACTCAG AAACTGAGCGTGCCCAGTGGATTCTCAGTGTCCAGTCCAGACAAACGTGGTTGGTTGGTTTCTCCTCTGGGCTCAGACGGACTCTTTCCTGTGTGGATGATGGTCGCCAGCGTCCTGCCTGCCATCTTGGttttcatcctcatcttcatgGAGTCACAGATCACAGC ACTGATTGTCAGTAAGAAGGAGAGGAAACTTCTGAAGGGAACCGGTTTTCACCTGGACCTGCTCATCATTGTGATGGTGGGCGGAGTCTCAGCTCTGTTTGGTCTGCCGTGGCTGTCAGCCGCCACCGTACGCTCTGTCACTCACACCAACGCCCTGACCGTCATGAGCAAAGCCGTCGCCCCCGGCGACAAGCCCCGCATCCAGGAAGTGAAGGAGCAGCGAGTGACCGGCTTCCTCGTGGCACTATTAGTCG GTCTGTCCATCGTGATTGGGGACGTCCTGCGTCAGATCCCCCTGGCGGTGCTCTTTGGGATCTTCCTGTACATGGGTGTAATGTCTCTGAATGGGATCCAGCTCACAGAGAGACTCGTCCTGCTGCTCATGCCCCCCAAGTACCACCCTGACCACGCCTACGTACGCAAG GTGCGGACGTTAAGGATGCACCTGTTCACTGTGGTCCagctcacctgtctgtccctcCTGTGGGTCGTCATGGCAACGGCGGCGGCGTTAGCGTTCCCGTTCGTGTTGCTGTTGACGATCCCTGtaaggatgctgctgctgccgcgtGTCTTCAGTGGCAGAGAACTGCAGAGT CTGGATGCTGATGATGTGGAGCCCCATCTAGAGGATAAGGAGGGACAGGACGAGTACTCACAGCTGCAGATGCCCGTGTGA
- the slc4a2a gene encoding anion exchange protein 2a isoform X3: MIDRNEELQWRETARWIKFEEDVEAESKRWSRPHIASLCFRSLLELRRTIAHGAVLLDLKQTTLVGIAGHVVDQLVISDQIKDQDRDNVLRALLLKHSHPSDEKDHSWFSRNVSAANMAALIDRHSSQSELSKAQTNHREAATDRKKKEAPSLCHARHKHEVKLMEKIPEQAEATVVLVGSVDFLDRPSVAFVRLQEAVLLESVLEVPIPVRFLFLLLGPPSTNIDYHQIGRSISTLMSDKHFHEAAYQAEVRQDLLTAINQFLDRSIVLPPSEVDGEQLLRSVARFQREILRKREEEQSDKVQEKASSGQQQEGSLVPSKAEDEPLRRSGRLFGGLIKDVTRRYPQYVSDLRDALNAQCMAAIIFIYFAALSPAITFGGLLGEKTEGLIGVSELIVATAMQGLVFSVLGAQPLLVIGFSGPLLVFEEAFYTFCKVGGIEYLTGRVWIGFWLVFIVLLTVAFEGSILVRFVSRFTQEIFSFLISLIFIYETFAKLVKIFQEHPLQNCYHGNNTSSCNVTSVTVNSGKVVGEPNTALLSLVLMSGTFFIAVYLRKFKNSCFFPGRLRRIIGDFGVPIAILIMVLVDNSVDDTYTQKLSVPSGFSVSSPDKRGWLVSPLGSDGLFPVWMMVASVLPAILVFILIFMESQITALIVSKKERKLLKGTGFHLDLLIIVMVGGVSALFGLPWLSAATVRSVTHTNALTVMSKAVAPGDKPRIQEVKEQRVTGFLVALLVGLSIVIGDVLRQIPLAVLFGIFLYMGVMSLNGIQLTERLVLLLMPPKYHPDHAYVRKVRTLRMHLFTVVQLTCLSLLWVVMATAAALAFPFVLLLTIPVRMLLLPRVFSGRELQSLDADDVEPHLEDKEGQDEYSQLQMPV; the protein is encoded by the exons ATGATTGACAGGAACGAGGAGCTGCAGTGGCGGGAAACAGCTCGATGGATAAAGTTTGAGGAGGACGTGGAGGCGGAGTCTAAACGCTGGAGCCGCCCACACATCGCCTCGCTCTGCTTCCGCTCACTGCTGGAGCTGAGGAGGACAATCGCTCACG GGGCGGTGCTTCTGGACCTGAAGCAGACGACGCTGGTGGGAATTGCAGGTCATGTGGTCGATCAGCTGGTGATTTCAGATCAGATCAAAGACCAAGACCGAGACAACGTCCTTAGAGCTCTGCTGCTGAAACACAG TCATCCCAGCGATGAGAAAGATCATAGCTGGTTCAGCAGGAACGTCTCTGCTGCCAACATGGCTGCCCTGATTGACAGgcacagcagccaatcagagctctCTAAAGCTCAGACCAATCACAGAGAGGCAGCCACGGACAGGAAGaag AAAGAAGCCCCGTCCCTCTGTCATGCcagacacaaacatgaagtGAAGCTGATGGAGAAGATCCCTGAGCAGGCAGAGGCCACCGTGGTTCTCGTGG GCAGCGTGGACTTCCTGGACCGGCCCTCCGTGGCATTTGTGCGGCTGCAGGAGGCGGTCCTTCTGGAGTCCGTTCTGGAGGTCCCCATTCCTGTAAGGttcctcttcctgctgctggGCCCGCCCAGCACAAACATCGACTACCACCAGATTGGACGCTCCATCTCCACACTCATGTCAGACAAg CACTTCCACGAGGCGGCATACCAGGCTGAAGTCCGCCAGGACCTGCTGACCGCCATCAACCAATTCCTGGACCGCAGCATTGTCCTCCCGCCCTCGGAGGTGGACGGGGAACAGCTGCTGCGCTCGGTCGCTCGATTCCAACGTGAAATTTTacggaagagggaggaggagcagagcgACAAAGTGCAGGAGAAAGCcagcagtggtcagcaacagGAGG GTTCTCTGGTTCCGTCCAAAGCTGAGGACGAGCCCCTGAGGCGTTCAGGTCGTCTGTTTGGAGGACTGATCAAAGATGTGACTCGGCGTTATCCTCAGTACGTCAGTGACCTCAGAGACGCTCTGAATGCTCAGTGCATGGCCGCCATCATCTTCATCTACTTTGCAGCACTGTCTCCTGCCATCACCTTTGGAGGACTGTTGG GTGAGAAAACAGAGGGTCTGATTGGTGTGTCGGAGTTGATTGTTGCCACAGCGATGCAGGGCCTGGTGTTCAGTGTGCTGGGTGCTCAACCTCTGCTGGTGATCGGCTTCTCTGGACCACTGCTGGTGTTTGAAGAGGCCTTCTACACT TTCTGTAAAGTTGGTGGGATCGAGTATCTGACTGGACGAGTGTGGATCGGCTTCTGGTTGGTCTTCATTGTTCTCCTCACTGTGGCCTTTGAAGGAAGCATCCTGGTTCGCTTTGTCTCCCGCTTCACTCAGGAGATCTTCTCCTTCCTCATTTCCCTCATCTTCATTTATGAGACCTTTGCTAAACTGGTCAAG ATATTTCAGGAGCATCCTCTCCAAAactgttaccatggaaacaacACATCTTCTTGCAACGTCACCAGTGTTACAGTGAACTCTGGGAAAGTTGTTGGAGAACCCAacactgctctgctctcatTGGTTCTCATGTCAGGAACGTTCTTCATCGCTGTTTACCTACGAAAGTTCAAGAACAGCTGCTTCTTCCCTGGCAGG CTGCGTCGGATCATCGGAGACTTTGGCGTTCCCATAGCGATCCTGATCATGGTGTTAGTGGACAACAGTGTGGACGACACGTACACTCAG AAACTGAGCGTGCCCAGTGGATTCTCAGTGTCCAGTCCAGACAAACGTGGTTGGTTGGTTTCTCCTCTGGGCTCAGACGGACTCTTTCCTGTGTGGATGATGGTCGCCAGCGTCCTGCCTGCCATCTTGGttttcatcctcatcttcatgGAGTCACAGATCACAGC ACTGATTGTCAGTAAGAAGGAGAGGAAACTTCTGAAGGGAACCGGTTTTCACCTGGACCTGCTCATCATTGTGATGGTGGGCGGAGTCTCAGCTCTGTTTGGTCTGCCGTGGCTGTCAGCCGCCACCGTACGCTCTGTCACTCACACCAACGCCCTGACCGTCATGAGCAAAGCCGTCGCCCCCGGCGACAAGCCCCGCATCCAGGAAGTGAAGGAGCAGCGAGTGACCGGCTTCCTCGTGGCACTATTAGTCG GTCTGTCCATCGTGATTGGGGACGTCCTGCGTCAGATCCCCCTGGCGGTGCTCTTTGGGATCTTCCTGTACATGGGTGTAATGTCTCTGAATGGGATCCAGCTCACAGAGAGACTCGTCCTGCTGCTCATGCCCCCCAAGTACCACCCTGACCACGCCTACGTACGCAAG GTGCGGACGTTAAGGATGCACCTGTTCACTGTGGTCCagctcacctgtctgtccctcCTGTGGGTCGTCATGGCAACGGCGGCGGCGTTAGCGTTCCCGTTCGTGTTGCTGTTGACGATCCCTGtaaggatgctgctgctgccgcgtGTCTTCAGTGGCAGAGAACTGCAGAGT CTGGATGCTGATGATGTGGAGCCCCATCTAGAGGATAAGGAGGGACAGGACGAGTACTCACAGCTGCAGATGCCCGTGTGA